A genomic window from Treponema maltophilum ATCC 51939 includes:
- a CDS encoding DUF721 domain-containing protein → MKADDVYVQKASDLLDSIFTDIFSKAPQGGADLERGWKKVLQKISDGEKLAAHSRITDLKNDLLHIETDHPGWIQLFNMQQKRILKELKKEFPELSVKGFSFVLRGKGKKTESGLRDLTVEETEEWLNARDGR, encoded by the coding sequence ATGAAAGCGGACGATGTATACGTACAAAAAGCTTCGGACTTATTGGATTCGATTTTTACCGATATTTTTTCCAAAGCGCCTCAAGGCGGAGCCGATTTGGAAAGAGGCTGGAAAAAGGTTTTGCAAAAAATAAGCGACGGCGAAAAACTTGCCGCGCACAGCCGCATTACGGATTTAAAAAACGATTTACTGCATATAGAAACCGATCATCCCGGCTGGATACAGCTTTTTAACATGCAGCAAAAACGTATATTAAAAGAGCTCAAAAAAGAATTCCCGGAACTGTCCGTAAAGGGTTTTTCCTTTGTTTTGCGCGGAAAAGGGAAAAAAACGGAAAGCGGTTTGCGCGATCTTACGGTTGAAGAAACGGAAGAATGGCTTAATGCGCGCGACGGTCGGTAA
- a CDS encoding 5'-methylthioadenosine/adenosylhomocysteine nucleosidase produces the protein MKIGIIGAMSVEIEYLKEILTGIEAVKKGGLVFYTGTIRGKDAVIVQSGVGKVNAAMCTTLLIECFGVTHVINTGVAGGLKEGLHVFDVVVSSCCIHHDVDATGFGYKPCEVPGLKTVDFKADAFLIETAKRAWKECAFSSSLLEGRIASGDVFVNSAQRKKEIRSLCDAACVEMEGASIAQVCFLTGIPFVVIRCISDMAENTEEVYEEKKAAKISSVLVANIFGLL, from the coding sequence ATGAAAATAGGCATTATCGGTGCAATGAGTGTTGAAATCGAATATCTGAAAGAGATTCTTACCGGAATTGAAGCGGTTAAAAAGGGCGGCTTAGTGTTTTATACGGGAACGATTCGCGGCAAAGATGCCGTTATCGTGCAAAGCGGAGTGGGCAAGGTAAACGCCGCAATGTGCACAACTTTATTAATTGAATGCTTCGGCGTAACGCACGTCATCAATACGGGGGTTGCCGGCGGCTTAAAAGAAGGTTTGCACGTATTCGATGTTGTCGTGTCCTCGTGCTGCATACATCACGATGTGGATGCGACCGGCTTCGGCTATAAACCTTGCGAAGTTCCCGGTTTAAAAACGGTCGATTTTAAAGCGGACGCCTTCCTTATTGAAACCGCAAAAAGAGCGTGGAAGGAATGCGCTTTTTCATCGTCGCTTCTTGAAGGCCGCATCGCTTCCGGCGACGTTTTTGTCAATTCCGCGCAGCGCAAAAAAGAAATCCGTTCGTTATGCGATGCCGCCTGTGTGGAAATGGAAGGCGCTTCAATTGCACAAGTGTGTTTTTTAACCGGAATTCCGTTCGTAGTTATCCGCTGTATTTCCGACATGGCCGAAAATACCGAAGAAGTGTACGAAGAAAAAAAAGCCGCAAAAATAAGTTCGGTTTTGGTTGCGAATATATTCGGCTTGCTGTAA
- a CDS encoding P-II family nitrogen regulator, whose product MEKLAVAIIPEQYTESFVSNVCECGAQKLIVFSGRGTAGPVLLQKLGLGATEKSIIGFFASSDVFSCIRSSWEKSEAQHKDCTGIVFSLLTEKLDMSKKSDHTLICVIVKSGYGEAVMQAARKAGAPGGTIIDARGTGTEQDMNFFGIQIVPEKEAVLIVAETKTADAITEAVKKLPHFGKPDSGILCTFAAESCFHLGTHN is encoded by the coding sequence ATGGAAAAGCTTGCGGTTGCGATTATTCCCGAACAATACACGGAAAGCTTTGTGTCGAACGTCTGCGAATGCGGGGCGCAAAAACTTATTGTTTTTTCGGGGCGCGGAACCGCAGGCCCCGTCTTACTGCAAAAACTGGGTTTGGGTGCAACAGAAAAATCGATAATCGGATTTTTTGCCTCATCCGATGTTTTTTCGTGCATACGCAGCTCTTGGGAAAAGTCGGAAGCGCAGCATAAAGATTGCACCGGCATCGTATTCAGCCTTTTAACGGAGAAACTCGATATGTCAAAAAAATCGGATCACACGCTTATTTGCGTTATCGTAAAATCGGGATACGGGGAAGCCGTTATGCAGGCCGCACGAAAAGCGGGTGCTCCCGGGGGAACAATTATCGATGCGAGAGGAACGGGAACCGAACAGGATATGAATTTTTTCGGCATACAGATTGTTCCCGAAAAAGAAGCGGTCTTGATTGTCGCCGAAACGAAAACCGCCGATGCGATAACCGAAGCGGTAAAAAAACTGCCGCATTTCGGAAAGCCCGACTCGGGCATACTTTGCACCTTTGCGGCCGAATCCTGTTTCCATCTGGGAACTCATAATTGA
- a CDS encoding biotin--[acetyl-CoA-carboxylase] ligase, which yields MKPLDTRDIERFLPPHISALCAGKITVFKTIDSTNSEAKRRLSCAENSADEDLAALHGTVLIAEEQSGGRGRSGKSFFSPAGSGIYLSLIYVPDISEHTNAAGAAQSADTSLMTAFAAVCVCRSLNALGIDGRIKWVNDVFVNGKKACGILTEGFMRGKKMGAAVVGVGINVCKAQCEFPGELRDIAGYITEDSDTDRNALAASVISNMLDAFSGKTDERALMDEYKNRSFILGKRIRVISPQQTYEAIAREITDDAHLIVEDSAGKRYELLSGEVSLRV from the coding sequence TTGAAGCCGCTTGACACGCGGGACATAGAGCGTTTTTTGCCGCCGCACATATCGGCGCTGTGTGCCGGAAAGATTACCGTTTTTAAAACAATCGACTCGACCAATTCCGAAGCAAAGCGGCGCTTATCCTGTGCCGAAAATTCGGCGGACGAAGATCTTGCCGCGCTGCACGGGACGGTTTTGATTGCCGAAGAACAAAGCGGCGGCCGCGGCCGTTCGGGCAAAAGCTTTTTTTCGCCCGCCGGAAGCGGAATATATTTGAGTCTTATTTACGTTCCCGATATTTCGGAGCATACAAACGCAGCCGGCGCGGCGCAAAGCGCCGATACTTCATTGATGACCGCTTTTGCCGCCGTATGCGTGTGCCGCTCTTTAAACGCCTTGGGTATAGACGGCCGCATAAAATGGGTAAACGATGTTTTTGTAAACGGGAAAAAAGCGTGCGGTATTTTAACCGAAGGTTTTATGCGCGGGAAGAAAATGGGTGCAGCTGTTGTCGGTGTCGGCATAAACGTATGCAAAGCACAATGCGAATTTCCCGGCGAATTGCGCGATATAGCCGGTTATATCACCGAAGATTCCGACACGGACAGAAACGCTCTTGCCGCATCGGTTATTTCGAACATGCTCGATGCATTTTCCGGCAAAACCGACGAGCGCGCACTGATGGACGAATATAAAAACCGCTCGTTTATTTTGGGAAAACGCATAAGGGTTATTTCGCCGCAACAAACGTATGAAGCGATCGCCCGCGAAATAACCGACGATGCCCACCTTATTGTTGAAGATTCCGCCGGAAAGCGGTACGAATTGCTTTCCGGCGAAGTGAGCTTGCGCGTTTAG
- a CDS encoding hydrogenase maturation nickel metallochaperone HypA, with product MHELGVVCEVLKTVQEIVDEQKLSKVEKIVLQVGELSGVVPSYLEDCFPAAAYKTSFENTQLELEVIPGEVKCKDCGEIFNGFKYNLKCPKCSGERLEPLSGREFLIKEIVAC from the coding sequence ATGCATGAGCTTGGAGTCGTGTGCGAAGTTTTAAAAACCGTGCAGGAAATAGTCGACGAACAAAAACTTTCGAAAGTCGAAAAGATCGTTTTGCAAGTAGGCGAGCTTTCGGGTGTCGTTCCTTCTTATCTTGAAGACTGTTTCCCTGCCGCCGCGTACAAAACGTCTTTTGAAAACACACAACTTGAATTGGAAGTTATTCCGGGTGAAGTTAAATGTAAAGACTGCGGCGAAATATTCAACGGGTTTAAATACAATTTAAAGTGCCCGAAGTGCAGCGGCGAACGTTTGGAACCGCTGAGCGGCAGGGAATTTTTGATTAAAGAAATCGTCGCCTGCTAA
- a CDS encoding FAD-dependent oxidoreductase, giving the protein MALRKKIVQLAHMVGGLTGVINKIDENAPEYYSLECCVSDEQADVALVMGLRKPRTIEYIAKKANLSVEKAHKLAMELAQIGVCKVYTDEKGKEVFMVQIYAPGILEMMVNNAESVKKYPQIGRAFEEYTRLRIAPIAPNLPMGTGMMRVIPIQSAIDGNMKAVSYEKLSYYLDKYDTFSLSDCSCRRSRRILNQGCGHLEKDMCIQMGTGAEYYIRTGRGRQVSRKEVEEILKKAEEAGLMHQMPNIEGLGETAAICNCCACSCFAMRVATLFNTPDAIRSNYVSQVESDKCVACGQCVENCPTNALRLGQKLCTKTPLKEKTYAKVRDHVWLKKNWNPDYRENRKDVVETGTSPCKTACPAHIAVQGYIKLAAQGKYKEALELIRKENPLPAVCGRICPRKCESECTRGDIDDPIAIDEIKKFIAEQDLDKNRRFIPAKKHDYGKPVAVIGSGPAGLSCAYYLAEDGYKVTVFEKLSKPGGMLTVGIPSFRLEKNVVEAEIDILKEMGVVFKTNTEVGKDVSLDDLRKQGFKAFYLAIGAQGGRKLGLENEDAKGVIAGVEFLRDVNLGKKSALHGKVIVIGGGNVAIDVARTAVREGAESVAMYCLEARNEMPALDEEIEEALEEDIVINNSWGPKRIISKDGKVTGIELKKCVSVFDKDKKFNPQYDENETITVDADFVLLSVGQSIDWGGLLTDSAVVLNRNNTAQADSFTYQTAQSDVFVGGDAYTGPKFAIDAIAAGKQAAISIHRFVQPGQSLTYGRDRREYVALDKQNIVVESYDTTRRQLAGHNAKNRKTFKDTRETFTEEQIKKETERCLGCGAVQVDQYMCVGCGQCTTKCRFDAISLVKKYNNFAPVYEKLPLAVAKYAVRRSGKIAVSSIKRIFTQN; this is encoded by the coding sequence ATGGCACTGCGAAAGAAAATCGTGCAGCTTGCACACATGGTCGGCGGATTAACGGGCGTTATCAACAAAATAGACGAAAACGCGCCCGAGTATTATTCCCTTGAATGTTGCGTATCGGACGAGCAGGCGGACGTAGCCCTTGTTATGGGATTGCGCAAACCCCGCACCATAGAATACATTGCAAAAAAAGCGAACCTGAGCGTCGAAAAAGCTCACAAACTGGCAATGGAATTGGCGCAAATCGGCGTATGCAAAGTTTATACCGACGAAAAAGGCAAAGAAGTTTTTATGGTGCAGATTTATGCACCCGGCATTTTGGAAATGATGGTAAATAATGCCGAATCGGTAAAAAAATATCCGCAAATCGGACGAGCCTTTGAAGAATACACGCGTCTGCGCATAGCGCCTATCGCACCGAATTTGCCGATGGGTACCGGAATGATGCGCGTTATTCCGATTCAATCGGCAATAGACGGCAATATGAAGGCCGTTTCCTACGAAAAACTTTCCTATTACCTCGACAAATATGATACCTTTTCGCTTTCGGATTGCTCATGCCGGCGTTCACGGCGCATCCTTAATCAGGGCTGCGGTCACTTGGAAAAAGACATGTGCATTCAAATGGGAACGGGCGCCGAATACTATATCCGCACGGGTCGAGGTCGACAGGTAAGCCGCAAAGAGGTTGAAGAAATTCTTAAAAAAGCCGAAGAAGCGGGCCTTATGCACCAAATGCCCAATATCGAAGGTTTGGGCGAAACGGCAGCTATTTGTAACTGCTGTGCGTGTTCATGCTTTGCGATGCGCGTCGCAACGTTATTCAATACGCCGGATGCAATTCGTTCAAACTACGTTTCACAAGTCGAGTCCGATAAATGCGTTGCCTGCGGTCAATGCGTCGAAAACTGTCCCACGAACGCGCTTCGCCTCGGACAAAAACTGTGCACCAAAACGCCGTTAAAAGAAAAAACGTATGCGAAAGTGCGCGATCACGTATGGCTCAAAAAAAACTGGAACCCGGATTACCGCGAAAACCGCAAAGACGTCGTTGAAACGGGAACGTCGCCGTGTAAAACGGCGTGCCCCGCACACATTGCGGTTCAAGGCTACATTAAACTTGCCGCGCAGGGAAAATACAAAGAAGCGCTCGAGCTTATCCGCAAAGAAAATCCACTTCCGGCCGTATGCGGCCGCATTTGCCCGCGCAAGTGCGAAAGCGAATGTACGCGCGGCGACATAGACGATCCTATCGCCATCGACGAAATTAAAAAGTTCATAGCCGAACAGGATTTGGATAAAAACCGCCGCTTTATTCCGGCTAAAAAGCACGATTACGGAAAACCCGTCGCCGTTATCGGTTCGGGACCGGCCGGCCTTTCGTGCGCCTATTATCTTGCCGAAGACGGCTACAAGGTTACCGTCTTTGAAAAATTGTCCAAACCGGGCGGCATGCTGACCGTCGGCATTCCTTCGTTCCGCTTGGAAAAAAACGTCGTCGAAGCCGAAATCGACATTCTTAAAGAAATGGGCGTCGTTTTTAAAACGAATACCGAAGTCGGAAAAGACGTTTCGCTCGACGATTTGCGCAAACAGGGTTTTAAAGCCTTTTACCTTGCAATCGGAGCGCAGGGCGGACGAAAACTCGGCCTTGAAAACGAAGATGCGAAAGGTGTTATTGCCGGAGTTGAATTCCTGCGCGATGTAAACCTCGGCAAAAAAAGCGCTCTTCACGGCAAGGTTATTGTTATCGGCGGCGGAAATGTCGCCATCGACGTTGCACGGACAGCCGTCCGCGAAGGCGCGGAAAGCGTTGCGATGTACTGTTTGGAAGCGCGGAACGAAATGCCCGCTTTGGACGAAGAAATCGAAGAAGCCTTGGAAGAAGACATCGTCATCAATAACTCGTGGGGTCCCAAACGCATTATAAGCAAAGACGGCAAAGTTACCGGCATCGAACTGAAAAAGTGCGTTTCCGTGTTCGATAAAGATAAAAAATTCAATCCGCAATACGACGAAAACGAAACGATTACCGTCGATGCCGACTTCGTGCTGCTTTCCGTCGGACAAAGCATCGATTGGGGCGGATTGTTAACCGACAGCGCGGTCGTACTGAACCGCAACAATACGGCGCAAGCCGATTCGTTTACCTATCAAACCGCGCAAAGCGATGTTTTCGTCGGCGGCGACGCGTACACGGGGCCGAAGTTTGCGATAGACGCAATCGCAGCCGGCAAACAGGCGGCAATTTCTATACACCGTTTTGTACAGCCGGGTCAAAGCCTGACCTACGGCCGCGACAGGCGCGAATACGTCGCTTTGGATAAACAAAATATCGTTGTCGAAAGCTATGATACGACTCGGCGCCAGCTTGCCGGCCATAACGCGAAAAACCGCAAAACGTTCAAAGATACGCGCGAAACTTTTACCGAAGAGCAGATCAAAAAAGAAACCGAACGCTGTTTAGGCTGCGGCGCGGTTCAAGTCGACCAATACATGTGCGTCGGCTGCGGACAGTGCACGACAAAGTGTAGATTCGACGCCATCTCTTTGGTAAAAAAATACAATAATTTTGCGCCGGTTTACGAAAAACTGCCGCTTGCCGTAGCAAAATATGCGGTGCGGCGCAGCGGAAAAATCGCCGTATCGTCGATTAAACGCATATTTACGCAAAATTGA
- a CDS encoding FAD-dependent oxidoreductase: MKTSRFLQTAAYALFAIVFLFVSCGGKSVKNGTYTAAIGGMNGDVEVSVTIEGKKIARVEVTNDAETPGIGTRLKDIDGNVVTAGGLSPVDVIPQRIVENQSTNVDIVTGATITSRAIMAAVSDCLTQAGAKPADWSKKQKPAKAPSNASADVVVVGGGGAGLAAAIAAGQQGKSVIIVEKTGEVGGDTLVCGAIYNAADEELQKKVTMSDSVKPTIEKALAEKPVSDEHAALQAAVRAQWNAYKASGRKDLFDSKEWYALQTWNGGDKAANLELVKTLAYNAYDGLKWIEGLGMRFSDKIAQGAGSLWQRTHTSVMKLGTGFLSTYIDNIAKMDNVSLMVETTAKSLVKENGRVTGVVCADRNGNQFTISAKDGVILSTGGFGANSKMVQQYNTSGKWSDLSKVGTTNRFSASQGDGITMATAAGAALADMEQIQLLYLGNLQDGQISKYTLRAANGTDQIIFVNKEGKRFTNEGGRRDNICLAVFNQPEQFYYVLECADGDKYKDINDPSWRSADGFTFDYCEKNGFMYRADTLDEMASKLGMDAAVLKKTVDTFNASVASGRDEFGRTLYSVKLEHGPWIATPRKACIHHTMGGVAIDTDARVLDANGKAIPGLYAAGEVTGDIHGANRLGGNAVVDTVVFGKRAGDTVVADAK, encoded by the coding sequence ATGAAAACATCTCGGTTTTTGCAAACAGCGGCATATGCGCTTTTTGCAATTGTATTCCTGTTCGTTTCGTGCGGCGGAAAATCCGTTAAAAACGGCACGTACACGGCTGCCATCGGCGGTATGAACGGCGACGTTGAAGTCAGCGTTACTATCGAAGGCAAAAAGATTGCCCGCGTCGAAGTAACAAACGATGCGGAAACACCCGGCATCGGCACGCGCTTAAAAGACATAGACGGAAACGTCGTAACGGCCGGCGGACTTTCTCCGGTAGACGTCATTCCGCAGCGCATTGTCGAAAACCAAAGCACAAACGTCGATATCGTAACCGGCGCCACGATTACGTCGCGCGCGATTATGGCCGCAGTATCCGACTGCTTAACGCAAGCGGGCGCAAAACCCGCCGATTGGAGCAAAAAGCAAAAACCCGCTAAAGCTCCGTCGAATGCGAGCGCGGATGTCGTCGTTGTAGGCGGCGGCGGAGCGGGTCTTGCAGCCGCAATCGCAGCGGGACAACAAGGCAAATCGGTTATCATCGTCGAAAAAACCGGCGAAGTCGGCGGCGACACCCTCGTGTGCGGCGCCATCTACAATGCGGCCGATGAAGAATTGCAAAAAAAAGTTACGATGTCGGATTCGGTAAAACCGACGATCGAAAAAGCGCTCGCGGAAAAACCCGTGAGCGACGAACACGCAGCCCTTCAGGCGGCGGTACGCGCGCAGTGGAATGCGTACAAAGCAAGCGGACGCAAAGATTTGTTCGATTCGAAAGAATGGTACGCGCTGCAAACGTGGAACGGCGGCGACAAGGCCGCAAACCTTGAGCTTGTCAAAACGCTCGCGTACAACGCGTACGACGGCTTAAAGTGGATCGAAGGTCTCGGCATGCGCTTTTCCGATAAGATTGCGCAGGGCGCAGGCTCTTTGTGGCAGCGCACGCATACGAGCGTTATGAAACTCGGCACGGGCTTTCTTTCGACCTACATCGACAATATCGCAAAAATGGACAACGTTTCGCTCATGGTCGAAACGACGGCAAAGTCACTCGTTAAAGAAAACGGCAGAGTTACCGGCGTCGTATGCGCCGACAGAAACGGAAATCAATTTACGATTTCCGCAAAAGACGGCGTCATCCTTTCGACCGGCGGTTTCGGAGCAAACAGTAAAATGGTACAGCAGTACAACACCTCCGGCAAATGGAGCGACTTGAGCAAAGTCGGAACGACGAACCGCTTTTCCGCTTCGCAGGGCGACGGCATAACCATGGCGACCGCTGCGGGAGCCGCACTTGCCGACATGGAACAAATTCAGCTTTTATACCTCGGCAATTTGCAGGACGGTCAAATTTCGAAATACACGCTGCGTGCGGCAAACGGCACCGACCAAATCATCTTTGTGAATAAAGAAGGCAAACGCTTTACAAACGAAGGCGGCCGCCGCGACAATATTTGCCTTGCCGTTTTCAACCAGCCGGAACAGTTCTACTACGTTCTCGAATGTGCAGACGGCGACAAATACAAAGACATCAACGATCCGTCTTGGCGGAGCGCCGACGGCTTTACCTTCGACTATTGCGAAAAGAACGGCTTTATGTACCGGGCCGACACGCTCGACGAAATGGCATCAAAGCTCGGCATGGACGCCGCCGTTCTTAAAAAAACCGTCGATACGTTTAACGCGAGCGTCGCGTCCGGCCGCGACGAATTCGGCAGAACGCTCTATTCGGTAAAACTTGAACACGGCCCGTGGATCGCAACGCCCCGTAAAGCGTGCATCCACCACACGATGGGCGGCGTCGCTATCGACACAGATGCGCGCGTGCTCGACGCAAACGGTAAAGCGATTCCCGGCTTGTACGCCGCAGGCGAAGTTACCGGCGACATTCACGGCGCGAACCGCCTCGGCGGCAACGCGGTCGTAGATACGGTTGTCTTCGGCAAACGTGCCGGCGATACCGTTGTCGCGGACGCAAAATAA
- a CDS encoding NAD(P)H-dependent oxidoreductase: MPKTLIILAHPDLSQSVVNKQWAAALKQHADRFTVHELYAAYPQGKIDVAAEQKLIEAHGALVWQFPVYWFNCPPLLKQWFDDVLTHGWAYGSKGKALTGRKIALAVSLGAPAEDYRADGAVGCSVADVLRPFELTAKYCGADYRPPFAFHTIDSNAGYSEAARKAVEQSAADYLARLEALQQA; this comes from the coding sequence TTGCCTAAAACCCTGATTATTCTTGCCCATCCCGATCTTTCTCAATCCGTCGTCAACAAACAGTGGGCGGCCGCGCTCAAGCAGCACGCCGACCGCTTTACCGTTCATGAACTCTACGCCGCCTATCCGCAGGGCAAGATCGACGTGGCCGCCGAGCAAAAACTGATAGAGGCTCACGGTGCGCTGGTATGGCAGTTTCCCGTGTACTGGTTTAACTGCCCGCCGCTTTTAAAACAGTGGTTTGATGACGTGCTGACTCATGGGTGGGCATACGGCTCGAAGGGCAAGGCGTTGACGGGCAGAAAAATCGCGCTTGCCGTTTCGCTCGGCGCACCTGCCGAAGATTACCGCGCAGACGGTGCGGTCGGTTGCAGCGTTGCCGATGTGCTGCGCCCCTTTGAACTTACGGCAAAATACTGCGGCGCCGACTATCGCCCGCCGTTTGCTTTCCATACGATAGACAGCAACGCCGGATACAGCGAAGCCGCCCGAAAAGCGGTAGAGCAAAGTGCAGCGGATTATTTGGCCCGGTTGGAGGCACTGCAACAAGCGTGA
- the trkA gene encoding Trk system potassium transporter TrkA, whose protein sequence is MKIIIIGAGFTGVQLARRLISEKNDVVIIESNEETVRFVSNRLDCMVIQATGNNLTTLEEAGIAKADALVAVTESDELNMITCSLVDSVYPNIIKIARVRNYDYYADIAGKEKEINREGGRPLYGIDFMVHPDVEAAEAIVTAVEHGAVTEVVDFENCDFELVSLYIEEKSPLDGKRIQNLRKLTSAVFLVGFIEEDEKTFLPTGSTVLKAGSRIGFVLRKGDLPEFLHLCGSKMDVLKKIALVGAGRIGTGIAEQLIVRKKHFFPFSFFGKKEKTSQEFVIIEADSKRAKEASARFASATVYNADVTDESFIEEEDISSFDLVIAATNNHELNMITSAYMKTLGVKKAVCLVQSGNYAAIARNIGIDVAVPIKDAVVDTILSHLRGKGVTGIHTLAEGEFEIIEAVLPPSASVLGKELKEVAVPGSFIILLVQEQGTKRFVVPYGNTIFEAGDRLVMLTHTKDVQRTMDLFGVGN, encoded by the coding sequence ATGAAAATCATTATTATCGGCGCCGGGTTTACGGGCGTTCAGCTTGCCCGGCGCTTGATCTCCGAAAAGAACGACGTCGTCATCATTGAAAGCAACGAAGAAACCGTGCGCTTTGTTTCGAACCGCTTGGACTGTATGGTAATTCAGGCGACCGGCAATAATTTGACTACGCTCGAAGAAGCCGGCATTGCGAAAGCCGACGCCCTTGTCGCGGTAACCGAATCCGACGAATTGAATATGATAACCTGTTCTCTTGTCGATTCGGTGTATCCGAACATTATTAAAATCGCCCGCGTGCGTAATTACGACTACTATGCCGATATCGCCGGCAAAGAAAAAGAAATAAACCGGGAAGGCGGTCGTCCCTTGTACGGTATTGACTTTATGGTGCACCCCGACGTTGAAGCGGCCGAAGCGATTGTAACGGCCGTAGAACACGGAGCCGTTACCGAAGTCGTCGATTTTGAAAATTGCGATTTTGAATTGGTTTCTTTGTACATCGAAGAAAAAAGCCCGCTCGACGGAAAACGCATTCAAAATTTGCGAAAACTGACGTCGGCCGTCTTTTTGGTCGGTTTTATAGAAGAAGACGAAAAAACCTTTCTTCCCACCGGTTCTACCGTGCTTAAAGCGGGAAGCAGAATCGGGTTTGTGCTGCGAAAGGGCGATTTGCCCGAGTTTTTGCATCTGTGCGGTTCAAAAATGGACGTATTGAAAAAAATCGCTTTGGTCGGTGCGGGCAGAATCGGAACGGGAATCGCCGAACAGCTGATCGTCAGAAAAAAACATTTTTTTCCGTTTTCGTTTTTCGGTAAAAAAGAAAAAACAAGCCAGGAATTCGTTATAATCGAAGCGGATTCCAAACGGGCAAAAGAAGCGTCCGCGCGCTTTGCGTCGGCAACGGTATACAATGCCGACGTTACCGACGAAAGTTTTATAGAAGAAGAAGACATAAGTTCATTCGATTTGGTTATTGCCGCGACGAACAATCACGAATTGAATATGATTACGTCGGCATATATGAAAACGCTCGGCGTAAAAAAAGCCGTTTGTTTGGTGCAAAGCGGCAACTATGCGGCCATTGCACGCAATATCGGCATAGATGTCGCCGTTCCGATAAAAGACGCCGTTGTCGATACGATTTTAAGCCATTTGCGCGGCAAAGGCGTTACCGGCATTCATACGCTTGCCGAAGGCGAATTCGAAATAATCGAAGCCGTTCTTCCTCCGTCGGCGTCTGTGTTGGGCAAAGAACTCAAAGAAGTCGCCGTTCCCGGCTCATTCATTATCCTGCTTGTGCAGGAACAGGGAACAAAACGCTTTGTCGTTCCCTACGGGAATACGATATTTGAAGCCGGCGACCGCCTCGTAATGCTTACGCATACAAAAGACGTTCAGCGCACGATGGATTTATTCGGGGTGGGAAACTGA